The DNA window TGGGGCACCCAGCAGGCCTTCGATTTAGCCAACGTTCGCGCCACCCGTCGCCTCGGTGAATGGGCTGTCGCCTGGGGTGTGCGCAACTTCGTGCATATCTCTTCACCATCGCTCTATTTTGATTACCATCATCATCGCGATATTCAGGAAGATTTTCGTCCAAACCGGTTCGCCAACGAGTTTGCCCGCAGTAAAGCGGCAAGCGAAGAGGTGATCAATTTGCTGGCCCAGGCTAACCCGAATACCCGTTTTACGATTTTACGCCCTCAGAGCCTGTTTGGCCCGCACGACAAAGTGTTTATCCCGCGCCTGGCGCAGATGATGCAGCACTACGGCAGCGTTCTGTTACCGCGCGGCGGCAGCGCGCTGGTGGATATGACCTATTATGAAAACGCAGTGCACGCGATGTGGCTCGCCAGCCAACCGCAGTGCGACCGTCTGCCTTCGGCTCGCGCTTACAACATCACTAACGGCGAACCACAAACCCTGCACAGCATTGTGCAGAAGCTTATTAATGAGCTGGGGATTAAGTGCCGCATCCGTTCGGTCCCTTATCCAATGCTGGATATCATCGCCCGCAGCATGGAGCACTTTGGCAATAAGTCAGCTAAAGAGCCCGCATTCACCCACTACGGCGTCTCTAAGCTGAACTTTGATTTCACCCTCGACATCACTCGCGCCCAGCAGGAGCTAGGCTACCAGCCGGTGGTGGCGATGGATGGAGGCATCATCCGTACCGCTGCGTGGTTAAAAGACCACGGTAAACTACACCTCTAGCCCCTACCGTACTTTTCCAGCAGCGCTTCAGCAATCGCCAGCGTTTGGGCATCGGCAACGCCATCCCAACGCGCGGGGCGGAAGTGCATCTGGAAAGCCATAATCACTCGCTTCTGCTGCGCTGGGGTCATTTCCGGCGCCACCTGATAGCCATAACGCGACAGCACGTCCAGCAGCTCTGCCGTATCCACCGGTTCGTATGATGGGCGGCCTTGTAGATAAAAAGTCACCCGCTGCGCATCCGGCCACGCGCCTATCCCCTGCTCCGCAAGCTTGTGCCACGGGAAAAGCGGCCCCGGATCGTCTTTGCGCTGCGGGGCAATGTCTGCATGGGCAACGACGTTCTGCGGCGCAATGTGATAGCGGGCGATAATATCTTTCGCCAGCGGGATCAGGGCGTCAATCTGCGCCGGATTAAACGGCGTGAAGCTTTTTACCCCTGCCGTTTTTTGCCAGCCGCGATTCTCCAGCTCAATGCCAATCGAAGTATCGTTAATGCGCGTACTCCCGCGCCAGAAACTGATGCCCGCATGCCAGGCCAGATCTTCTTCCGGCACGAGCTGCCAGATCCGCGGCTTGCCGTTATGTCGCGGCGGTTTCTCTGGGATCAGGTAGTGGGAACTCACCTGATTATCCGTTAGCGTCGCCAGCGAAACGTCAAAATCATCGGCAGTGTAGT is part of the Klebsiella huaxiensis genome and encodes:
- a CDS encoding NAD-dependent epimerase/dehydratase family protein encodes the protein MKVLVTGATSGLGRNAVEYLRNKGISVRATGRNEAMGKLLCKMGAEFVPADLTELVSSQAKVMLAGIDTLWHCSSFTSPWGTQQAFDLANVRATRRLGEWAVAWGVRNFVHISSPSLYFDYHHHRDIQEDFRPNRFANEFARSKAASEEVINLLAQANPNTRFTILRPQSLFGPHDKVFIPRLAQMMQHYGSVLLPRGGSALVDMTYYENAVHAMWLASQPQCDRLPSARAYNITNGEPQTLHSIVQKLINELGIKCRIRSVPYPMLDIIARSMEHFGNKSAKEPAFTHYGVSKLNFDFTLDITRAQQELGYQPVVAMDGGIIRTAAWLKDHGKLHL
- a CDS encoding N-acetylmuramoyl-L-alanine amidase, giving the protein MRICRAGVLLALLLAGCATDKGIIDRDGYQLDTRHPAQAAYPRIKVLVIHYTADDFDVSLATLTDNQVSSHYLIPEKPPRHNGKPRIWQLVPEEDLAWHAGISFWRGSTRINDTSIGIELENRGWQKTAGVKSFTPFNPAQIDALIPLAKDIIARYHIAPQNVVAHADIAPQRKDDPGPLFPWHKLAEQGIGAWPDAQRVTFYLQGRPSYEPVDTAELLDVLSRYGYQVAPEMTPAQQKRVIMAFQMHFRPARWDGVADAQTLAIAEALLEKYGRG